The Desulfobotulus mexicanus genome has a segment encoding these proteins:
- a CDS encoding tetratricopeptide repeat protein, which translates to MSVKDKFQVILKEARLYSSQGLYDEALTRFESLEKLVEPIAGLKNKEALISDIRQRISELHEKISAASEKNEKRTFTARESKLVNTLLPDTEETPAEMRLEKGRLLARYGSYPAAIALFSAILKDKKFGEDAGHGLITAMVKDKREEEAADLLRQWQASGLFSEKELTRFQSLIPGMTSGMEAAEDSSMDLLPVSSVGIRLENVPEELNDQVDLDVSFQSGNLVSLIISSKDKKLIDDLKVGLRLNDMRCYSPVAVFRSSGVVASKHQINAGPKKGDWCLNIEIKG; encoded by the coding sequence ATGTCCGTTAAAGATAAATTTCAGGTTATTCTCAAGGAAGCTCGACTTTATTCATCTCAGGGTCTTTATGATGAGGCTCTGACCCGTTTTGAATCCCTTGAAAAGCTTGTGGAACCAATAGCCGGACTGAAAAATAAGGAAGCACTTATCAGTGATATTCGGCAGCGTATTTCCGAGCTTCATGAAAAAATATCTGCTGCATCGGAAAAAAATGAAAAACGGACTTTTACTGCCAGAGAATCGAAGCTGGTTAATACCCTACTCCCTGACACAGAAGAAACACCTGCTGAAATGCGGCTGGAAAAGGGCAGGCTTCTTGCAAGGTATGGTTCTTATCCTGCGGCCATAGCTCTTTTTTCAGCAATTCTGAAGGATAAAAAGTTTGGTGAAGATGCAGGTCACGGTTTAATTACCGCCATGGTTAAGGATAAAAGGGAAGAAGAAGCAGCTGATCTTTTACGACAATGGCAAGCTTCCGGTCTTTTTTCCGAAAAGGAACTGACCCGTTTTCAGAGCCTGATTCCGGGTATGACCTCCGGTATGGAAGCCGCAGAAGACAGCAGTATGGATTTACTTCCTGTCAGCTCTGTGGGTATCCGCCTTGAAAATGTTCCAGAAGAGTTGAATGATCAGGTAGATCTGGATGTCAGTTTTCAGTCCGGAAATCTTGTGAGTCTTATTATTTCCAGTAAAGATAAAAAACTTATAGATGATCTTAAGGTAGGTTTACGCTTAAATGACATGCGTTGTTATTCTCCTGTGGCGGTATTCAGAAGTTCCGGAGTTGTGGCATCCAAACATCAGATTAATGCAGGACCCAAAAAAGGGGACTGGTGTCTGAATATAGAAATCAAGGGCTGA